The Mycteria americana isolate JAX WOST 10 ecotype Jacksonville Zoo and Gardens chromosome 2, USCA_MyAme_1.0, whole genome shotgun sequence genome contains the following window.
GAAACCATTTTTTAGGGTGAATTTGATGCTCAGAACCCCAACTTTGTAAGCTCAGAGATGCTCTCCATCTGCAGCACTTCCATCTGACGCTGCCGTTTGCAAGTGCCGCAAATCGGCGCCGCTGCCAAGAGGAGcgatgcctcctcctcctcctcccgccgctcccACCCCCGGACCAGCCGCTCCGGCGCCTCGGTGGCCGCGGCCCAAACCGGCTGCAAACCGCCCCGGCAGAAGGAAAGGGTCGGCGTCAGCTTGGCCAGCGCTGGACCCGGCTTGCCACACGGCTGCTCCCCACGCGGGGAAGGAGCGGCCCGCCTGCCCCGTGCGGCCACGGCCACGGGCCCTACGTGAACACCAGTCGGTGCGGCAGCCTgcgcggggcagcgggagggtCCCCACCGCCCCGGAGCTCCCAGCGAGCGTCGGTCCAGAAGGGATGGGCCCAGGGGACTCGCTGCTCTCTTCCCAGtccggctggcagcggggaggctgccaGATCTGGCGTGCGgggaggcagccccggcagcctgAGGGATGAAGCAGAAGACGGTCATCGGCTCCCCGCCCAGCGGGCACGGCAGAGCCCTTttccagccccgcgcccgccgcgggtAACGGCCCCCGCcagcgggcaggaggggatgggcgAGGGGACGGAGCGGTGCAGGGCCCTTCCGGGGGTCCAGGCCAGAGCAAAAGGAGCCGGGGCTGGAGAGACGCCACCGGCAGCGGACGCCCAGGTCCACCCAGGAtgggggctggagagcagcacccCACAACAGAGCGGCGagggccgcggccgggggctgAGCTTACATGGGCGTCCTGGCCCCATGGGCAGAGGGTGCGGGTCCCCGGCGGGCTCTTGGACTTTAAGTGGTGCGCTTGGGACCCTGAGGTGCTTAATCGCACTTGCTATTAAAAACTGGTGCTTCACTTCTGCGGGGACGTCTCCGTCTGGGAGAGCTGGCTTGCGCAGGGCCCAGCGGGGAGACACCTCTCGTCGTCCCGGGAGCCAAAGGGGGAGCAGGAAACCTCGTCCCCTcgccacagccacagccctgggcggGCTCAGGCTGCCCCGTCCTCCTTGCACACCCCGTAAGGTTAGAGGCTCCTTTTCCCAAACCCATCGGGACTTTCCTGTGCTGTGGCTCCTGCTACAAAACAGGCAGTCAGCGGCGGTCGcctggtggggagggaggtgtttAATAAGGAGATGTCACCTTCCAGCCACAGTAAGTGTCCTCCTCGGGCTGGGGATCAGGCCAAGAGCTCTTCCCCAGAATAGCTGCAGCTCTTTAATCTTACTCTGGAGCGAGGAGGTAACCGCACATATCAATCCCGTCCATATCTGTGCAAAGTACGGCTGTCAGGCAGCGGCAAATTGCAAATCCAAAGCACACAGTTCAGTGCACGCAGCTGTTTCACACCGCGGCCTGCATGGGGCCCAACAGGTGAGAAGCAGCAGTGACCGCTGCTGTGCCAACGGTCTGCCAGTGGTTTACTAAAGCACGGAGACGGCCGCCGGCCTGCCCAGGCCGCAGCAGTATTTGCAGAGCGCTGCGGACAAGCCCCGACCCCCTGAGAAGCTGAGGCTGGAGGGGTGCGGGGCGAAGGGGGCCCCCGAGCCTGGGGCCGGCGGCTGTGCTGGGATCGGCCCCCTGCGCTCGGGCAGCTCCCCGGGTGAGCAGACGCAGGCTTGGCTGCTCTTCAGAGAAGCGGCGGCCCGTGGTTTACTTTCCCTTTGTTGTCTGCGTCTCTCACCGCGACCCACCTCTGAGCGGCCGGCCATTTCAAGACACCCGTGGGCATCCGGTGAGCCGCTGGCACGCGTCCTGCTCCCGCAGGCGTCTGGCTGCGCGTCGAGGTGCGCAACGCCCCCGTGTCTTCTCCTTGGCGGGGGTCCTGCCTCCGCAGGGAGGGCCGTGGGGACACCCCGCCGCGCACGGCCGCTCACAGGGCAGAGTGCCCCAGTCCCACCGGTGCCCCACAGCTGGACCCTCTCCCGTGGGGCCAGGATCCCTCTGTGACCCCTCTCTTTGGTTAGAGACCGCCGGTCCACAGGAGGTGAACCGTGCAAGCGCGCGCGCGGTTgttaaaaagaagctaaaaatggCGGCGAGGCGAATTAAACGCTTCCCGGCACTGTGGAGGTACCGCCCCAGGGGCACGGGGCCAGCGAGCCCCAGCAAGGACGCAAGGACGGCTGacgaggagggagggagctggcgcaggccagcagcagggtgggggacGCAGGTAGAAACGCTGAGGCATCCTTGGAAAGGTGAAACTGTGAGTAAAGGAGGAAACGGAGGGGACCATAAACAGTGGCAGATGAAATGCATAAACACAACAAGGCAGCAAGACCGCTCTGAGGAACAACTAACGAAGAGATCAGAGCCAACAGTAAATCTTTCTTCAGACGTACCAGGAGCAGGACACCTTCCAGACGCCTGCAGGGCCAACGGATGCCTGGGCACGAGAAGTAAACCGAGAGGACGGGGCTGCCGCAGAGGAGCTAAATCTGGTTTTTGCATCGGTATTCACCGGGAAGAAATTGGAGGGGGTTACCCTGCAGGGACCCCTCTTTGCAGGGGCACAGCAGAGGATCCGTTTGGAAAGGCGGTGGCTGCAGAGGACATcagaggagcagagctgatgGGACGGTGCTGACCGTGCCGCAGGGACCCCAGGATGCAGGACCTGAGTTATGGAGATCTTTTGCTCGCAGCTGCCTCGATACCGGGTGGATACCTGGGAGGTGGAGGGTCCCGAGAGCGATGCCATCCATACAGGGCTCGAGGGAGTTCTTGGGAAATCCAGGCCTGTAagtccagcagctgcagggagcaaACGAGGAGCTGTGGCAAGTAAACCGACTGCAGGCTGCGCAGATACGATCCAGTCGGAGATGACGGGACAGCTGTTATGCAGAGGAGTCCCGACCTTGCAGAGAGCCCCGAAGGGATAACAGAGAGATTACACGTGGGTAAGACGACCGAAGAGTGAAGTCTGTTTTGATTCCCAAAGAGCTTTAAGGAAAGCAGGCAGCCGTGGGACAAGCAGGACAGCCACGGGGTAGGCGGCTAGTTTCCCAGAAGACGGGATGCGTAAGGCGAGCACGGCTCTTGCCACGGAGATCACCGGTGCAGCCCCACACGGGTCTGGGCTCTTCGGCACGTTCCCCAGcgctgggagagggcagagctgcagcaagggCTCACGGCACCCTTTGGGGTGCCGGCTGCCCGAGGTGCGGCGGGTCGCTGCACCCCTGCCGACCCCACAGACCACCCTGCTCCCGTGGGCAGGCCCGCTCCAGAGGGGAAACGGACAGGTTTCCGCCTGTGGGCTGACCCCCCAGACGTGTGGCACCCAGAGCAGCACCGGGTGCCAGGAcctgccgcctgcccgcccggGTGATGCCCTGCAGCCTGCGAGCAGCTCTGCCCCCACCCATCCCGACGGCCTCTGTaacaggagcagaggcagcacgGTGGGCAGGACGGGCTCAGAGGGAGCACCAGAAAGTGGAGAGGGAGGCCCCGGCTCACGCAGCGGCGCTGGCGCACAACGCCGCACCACGAGGCGCGATGTCTCGCCCCGGCGCTGTGCCGGAGATGCTGCCGGGCTCTGCGCTGTCGCCCTGCCCTACCCCAAGCCTGGCCGGAGACACAGGCAACGCAACGGCGGGCGGTTTTGGCCCATCTTCCGTTTCCATCGCACGTATTCACACAAATGGCACAGACATGCCGCGGGGGCTGGCCGGCGGAGGCGAGCTCCCAGCCCGGCACAGGGCGGAAGGGGCCGATCCCCCGAGGCGCAcggggagccccgggcaggggagggggtgaccTCGCCTCCGTatctggctggagcagcagcactcTAGAACTGGGCATCGCTGTACATTAACAATATTTTAGAAGAATATTGAAAAATCAAAGAGATTCTGAAAAGACCCACGCAGAATGATTTGAGGGCTAGAGCGAGTGCCTTACAGCAGAAGATTTAAAGAGCACAATCTGTTCAGCTTATCCAAAAGAAGATTGAGGGGTGACTTGATTACACTGTAGAAGTACTTTCATAGGGAAATATTAAATGGCTCTTTAATTGAGCCGGGAAAGATATAAAAAGACTCAATCTctggaagctgaagccagacaaatCCACACTGAAAATCAGACACAAAATTTTATCGGTGAGGGTGATTAACCACTGGATAAAATGCATTAAATTTGAACAGTCATAACCactcaaattattttgttcagacATGGCTTATTTTCTACATCCTGGAAGTTATAAATCCCGTATCTGCTTCCTACACAgcgtatgtattttttaaatctgctgcTTCTTGTGCATGCTTGCATCCAGCACTCCTACATCCCTGGGATCTTCTCTTCCATTTTGGCAGCACCCCTTCGCCAGTCTTGGCAACTTGCTTTGCCTTACCCCCAGCGGGTCTCTACCCAAAGCTGCACCCTTCACCCGTGCCTTTAGCTGAATCATCATTGCTAAAATCCTTCCTTTTACTCCCCCTGACGCGTGCATCGAGCTTAAGTGACTTCTTCCCACCTTCCAGGTCCCAGGGACTCTTCCAAAGATCGTGTACCGGGGCTCGACTCACTCTGCATCGCTCTCCCCCTCCATACGTCCCTTTTTCCAACAGCTCCTGCTCGACACTCGTTGCCTCTTCCTGGGTGACCCCTACACGCAGCCTGCTCTGTGAACTCTTGCCAGCTCTCTGTCTGTCTAGAACCCGTGCCACAGAATCTCGAAGTAAAGGGcttaactttttaaagtattaaacaGAACTACCAAGATTATGagatttttaaatcagtatttgttattctctttttctcttcagactCTGTTTATGCTTTGTGTTGTGTTGCACGTCTGGCCTCAGGCTCCGATTCTAGACATCGCTTGGGTAGGGGTCCACCCTCACCCCCTGGTTGCAGGACAGGAACCACAGGTGGTATTTTAAGGTTATTACACAAGAGGAAAAGATCCCCGCTTGGTTTTGTGCTGCTGGTGTCCCGTAGCCAAGGAGCGAGAAAATCTCAGTTCCTTGTCCTATAGAACCTACAGGTGTCGGGTCAGCAAAGCCCCGAAGCATCACCCGCTACGCCAGTCATCCAGAGCCCGGTCACCAAAACCCACCGAGAGGTGCCATCACCAGCACAGCTGTCCGACGGGCAGATTCTCCTTCCCGCGGGGAAGGTTAGTATTGCTCAGCTGCCACAAAACCCAATCTcgggggggctggcagccggggAGCAGAGCCCGGGAAGGAGGTGGCCTCTGGCCGGAGCTGTGTTTCCTTCTCCACCCTCGGAGAGCCGGCCGGGAGGTGGGAGCTGCGGGACggctctgccagccccgtgcTGGTGGGGAGGCGAGACGGGCTCCTCAGGAATCCACTGCTCTCGCCGGGAGCTCGTCGAAATGGCCGTGCTCAGGTTCGGCGAATCTGCACGTCCCCAAGACGGTTTGTCAGAAACGCCTCTGCGAGCTCTGGCATCCATGGCTTTTGTGTCCCAGAGAAGAACCTGTGGTCATCACCCTCTGCTAACTGCagcttatttaaataatttactagCAGCTAATAATAAACTTTGATTCTTCgctgtgttttttcttgtctttctcagCGGGTGCTCTGCTGCCCTcaaagctttgccttttctttagTGATTTATTCAGCTCAGAGTAGCGTGGGTCCTACTTCTCCCTGCTGCAAGTGCACGTCCCCATCCTTGTCCTCCCTTACGTCTGTCCTAGCTGCTCTCTGCCCCTTCGCTGTCACTGGAGCAGTGACTCCAGTTGCCAGCTGTGGTCACCAGTGACTGTGGACAGACTGGCTCCGTGGCCGTTGGAGGCCCAGGGCCACTCGATGACCGCAGCGACCGTGACCGGGCAGGTCTGCAGTGCTGCTTCCTCCAAGTGCCAGTTACTGCATGGAGGCTGCTGcgagcagcagctctgaaaaaaatcagggaacAGAAAATCGGGGAATGTTTTTTATAATTCGGGTGGTGATACCCAGGCCATCCTCCCTCTCCATGCCCggctttctccctccctctgggACAGCCTCTGGCCAGCACCGaggtcccctctgcagccacccagccccagcctcaccCCTTGTTTCTCCCAAGTCACCAAGGGACACCCCCCGCTGCGGACCCGGGCTTTGCCCAGCACCTTCTGCATCAGCCTCAGCGAcccagggaaggggcagctctTCTCCACCAGCTTCTCACCTCTGCCCCCTGCACCACGCTCATGGCTCAGCGCTGTGGGAGGGAGCAGCGCCCCATCACCCCCACGGCACCTCGGGGCGAGGGGTCCTCCCTGCCCACCCGTCAGCCCGTGTGCCCCAGGCAGATCTAGCAGCACAacctgctccccagcagcctctgcacCCATGTGTGCTGCCCACCTCTGCCACCGGGACCCCCGGCTCGGCCGGTGGCTGcccatctcctccagcccctcaGCAGGCGGCACTGGGGACCCTCCTTGGCCCTTCCCCACAAGGGACAGTGCTGTGCCACGGGGCTGCGGTGTGCAGGAGCGGCTTCTCGGGGTCTTGTCGCAGACCCCTCGCCCGTGACGGGGACAGGGTGTTTCGTGACCTGGTTCTCTGCGGTCCTTCGTAAACGCAGAGCTCATCCTTGCCTAGAGATGCTGCAGCTCAGCATCCCCAACTCCCCACGCTCCCACCCTCGAGCTCTTTTTTCTGGCCCAACTGCTTTCCCCACAACACGTCTCCACGTCTTTGACTGGGGCTGACACCTCTCGCTGTTGGTGGGAGCTTCTGAAGAGCAGTTTCATCTGCAGAGGCGTTCATCTCTCCCGCGTCTCCACTCCCACACGCGCTGAGCTTCGCTGAAGGCGCTGACGATGCTAAGCTAAAGGGACTCCTCGGTCCCGCCGGGATGGCAGCGCCACAGGCGAGGGGGTGTCTGCCCAGTGCCCCcgccgcctcgctgctccggggagaggagaggagagaggaggcagcacCTAACACAGACCTGGGGCTGGAAAAGATGCACACAACGATCAGGGATGCTCTGGTGTAAAAGGACTGAATCCGCAACTTTCCGCTTTGCGGTGTAGATGCCGAGGCAAGTTACGTCAGGGGACTGCGtctctcctctgctggagagCTGTCCTCCCCGTGGGCTTCCAGGAACGATGGGTAAGCCAGAACGCCAGCAGCAGcctatttttaaattctgctgtgCATGCGAGAGCTCTGCTTTGGCAGCCCCACTTTTCAGCTCTCTCGGTGCTATTTGCAGGTCATTAAAGACTTCACTCCCTGTGATCGCAGGACGAGTTCTGCTCTTGAGTTCTGCAAGACGGCTGTAcgcagaaaataaattttttgtttgCAATGTCTCCTGCTAATGCTAATATTACCATTACACTGCCTGGAGCCTTAAGCTCTCCTATCACACATCTCATCAATCTGCATTGCTGCAGTCTAATGATAAGCTGAAAACAGTGACGAAGAATGCAGATCAGGATTGAAGGAGGCAGCTGAGAGAATCATCACCTCCGGCCCCACGCCCCGATTCCGGGACCCCCGGACGCTAGCCTGAACCGGCGTTTCAGCGGGGCTGGAGCCAGGAGGCCCGGCGCACCCGCAGCCCCAGGAACCAGCTGGTCCGTCCGACCTGGAGGCAGTTTGGACACAGGAGCCTGGAAGGGAAAGTAATGAATTCCTCGGAGCCACCCAGCTCCCGGGAATCACTGCCGCCCTCAGATCCACCTCAGCAGGAAGGACGCTGCAGCTCGCGCGCTGCTGCCGTTAGCAGATTCCTCGTGGTTTTATTATAGGAAATGTCCTGTGCCACCAAGTGCTGGACCTTGGAGGCGATGCCCTGGGGAAAGGGGACGTCATCCAAAGGTCTCCCTTTCAGCTTCGTTCCTTTATGGGCGCtgtaggttttttccttccacaagTCTCCCCCACACTATCTCATTTTGATGGTACAAGCCTTTTCACCTGAAAATATGGAAGTTTTGATCAAACCATTTTTGACCATGTTCACAATTATCTGAATGCTTTtcaggaacacagaaaagctgagtCTCCAGCATTAATGTTTAATACCAGACACTAATCAGCCAAGAGAGACTTTAGGATAAATTCTTCTAAATGTCTTTGAATATAAAAAACAAGTTGGAGACAAAAGTGCTCCACACTAATTTTTTCATCTATCGTTCAAGCTTTCCTTCTTCATGAAACCTGCAGGTAGGTTTAAACGCATCAGGGGAATCGCAGTCCCCCAAAGGATCACTGGAACTCAGTCAGTTTTAGTCTGCAGCTTCTCCCATTTCCCCGTGTTACCTCTGCCCTGCACAACCTGCTTTCTCCCTGCCAGAGACCTCATCTTCACTAGAGCACGGCTCTTCCAGCGACAGGCTCTGCCTACGGAATCTGATGTCCTTCACCAATTGCACACCTTGTTTTAggatcgtttaggttggaaaagacctttaagatcatcaagaccaaccgttaacccagcactgccaagaccaccactaaaccatgtccctaagcgccacatgtacacgtcttttaaatacgtccagggatggggactccaccacttccctgggcagcctggtccagtgctggacaaccctttcggtgaagacattgttcccaatatccagtctaaacctcccctggagcaacttgaggccatttcctctcgtcctaagGCTTGTTACCGGGGAGAAGAGGCTGTCActcacctctctacaccctcctttcaagcagttgtagagagcgataaggtctcccctgagtctccttttctccaggctaaacaaccccaggtccctcagccgctcctcatcagacttgtgctccagacccttcaccacttTTCTATATATAAAGCAAAGAACAGGATATtgattaaatgataaaaatattttcgCTCTTAAGCAGAATCAACGACTTCATGCTCCTTCAGTTGCGTGAGAAATTTCACCCGGAGGGTTTCATGGAAtcatcatggaatggtttggatgggaagggacctttcaaggccaTCTAGCCCAACGCCCCCTGAAACGAGCAGGGACACGTCTCCTCAGGCTGAGCCCATGCGGGCCGATCATTTCTCAAACCGATAATGGCGGATGAGGGAAGGGCCCTGGCCCAGGAAGCCCGACGGCGCAGGCGCAGCCtggcgcggggcacgccgggagctgtagtccagCCACCTGGCGCTGGGCGTGGAGGCACCGCTGGGCGTGCCCCGCGCGGAGCACATACGCGCATGCGCACAACAGGACCACAGCTCCCAGCGTGCCCCGCTGGGCGCTTCCGCGCATGCGCGGAACAGGCCTACAGCCCCCAGCATACTTTGCGCCGAGGCGGAAGCGGCGCGATGGCGGCAGGTGAGGGGCCCGGGCCGGCCGCGGCTCCGGTTGCCTGCGGCCCGGCGGGCTGACGGCTGCGCTCTATGCCCGCAGGTCGgtagccgccgccgccgccatggcgctGATCGAGGGCGTTGGCGATGAGGTGACCGTGCTTTTCGCGTTGTTGCTGGTCGCCGTGGTGCTGGGGCTGGCCTGGGCCTCCACCCGCGCCCCCGAGCCCGCCGCGACGCCCCGCGATGCCGCGACGCTGCCCGAGGAGGGCCCGAGCGCTGCCCCGACCCCCGTCGAGCACaaggccccggcggcggcggcggcggccggggcggcccccgatggggcgggcgggctggcggcggggctgcggtCCCGGGCCGGCCCCTCACCCGCGCAGGGCCCCCTCGGTGAGGGGGAcggcggccccgccgagcccacCATGGTGCTGCGGCTGAAGTTCCTCAACGACACGGAGCGCCTGGCCCGGGTGCGCCCCGGCGACACCGTCGGGGCCCTGAAGAGGTGAGGGGCGGGGCAGGCCGGTTCTCCTGCGGCACCGCTCGGGGCCGTCCCGGCTGggggcggccccgagccccgccggcggctccttccctccctggagcagctgggagctgccGCTCTTGCCCTGGTGTGGGCGCGCTTGCCCGTGCCCGTGCCTGGCGGGGCCGTTGTACGGCCCATCCTGGTGGGCGCCTTCGCTTCTGGCAACGCTGGGGGCGGCTGACGGCGAAGCGCGGGCGCAGGGGTGCGGGTACCGGTCAGGGTGGGCGCGCTCGCAGCCTGCTCctggggggcggcggaggggacACCGTCCTGGAGGGAGCGTGACGTTTCCCTCCTTGTCGCCCGCCCCAGGGCCTATTtccccgggcaggagcagcaagTGCGGCTGATCTACCAGGGCCAGCTGCTGCGTGACGACGCCCAGAGCCTGGCCGCCCTGCACCTCGCCCACAACAGCGTCCTGCACTGCCACatctcccagcacagcccggcccccgcgcccgccggcccccaTGCCTCCGCCGACCCCGTGCACGCCGCCCTCAACGTGGGCAGCCTCATGCTGCCGCTCTTCGTGCTGATGCTGGCCGTGCTCTGGTACTTCCAGCTGCAGTACCGCCACGTCTTCACCGCCACCGCGACCACCTTCCTGGCCGGCCTCACCCTCCTCTTCAGCTTCATGGCCTTCACCATGTACCGCAGATAGCACGGCCCCAGGCCCCGGAAGGAGCCGCCGCGCCTGGAACGAGCTCGGTGCCGGGCAGAGTCTGCTGCCGCACCCGGACCCGGGGGGTCTGGGCCGAGGACTGCgtcccgggggctgcagggcccggCGGGTCAGAGggagccggcggccgggcgggaggcgggcagCCTGCCGCGCCGCGTCCCGGGGCTCgaggccggcagcgcggcggccggagccgggctTCGCAGGAGTGAGTGCCGCGCTACCTccggggcgggggtcccggcgcccccggccccgcacggaCCGTCCGCCCGCGGCTCCGCGCGCGGGAGCCCCTGCACGCCGCTCCTGCGCCGGGCGGCCtccgctgccccggggctggggctgccgcccgcggggtgcgggtgccggcgggggggccgcgctccccgccgctctGTGACGATTAAAGAGGACGAACTGCGAACGGCCGCGGCCTCCCGGCTCTGCtgcgccgcggggggggggacgggacgggaccggggcggggggcggggctccggggcggggggcggggcttcCCCGGCGGCGCGCTCCCagcggcggcgcgcggggcggggccagcgccTCGGGCCACGCGTTCCGCAGGGCCGCAGCGCGCCTGCGCCGGCGGAGCCGCCCCGCCCCTTCGCGAGGCGCTCGCTCATtggagggcgggcggcggctgtTTACTCGCGCCGCTACGCACGCTGCCTGAGCCCGCGCGCCCGGCTCCGCCCCCGGAAGTGTGGgccgcgcggggggcggggccgcggcgtcCCTCGGCCCTGCGGGGGCTGTCGGGAAGATGGCGGACTCGGTGTCCGGGCGGTGCTgagcggccggggcggcggcgggtcccAGCGCGGCCGCGAGCGCCATgtagggccgggccggggccgggagccgggcgggaccaggggcggggcgcgggccgggcaccgcggggctcggccgggccggaggggtggggatgggggccCCCGGGGGTGGGGGCCTGGGTGGGCCGGGTGTCGCGGTTCCGGTGCGGCCCAGCCCGGCGCGAGGGTCCGGGTACCGGGGGAGGAGCGCTCAGTGCGGCCCGGGGGGTCCGGGTACTGTGGGAGGAGCGCTCAGTGCGGCCCGGGGGTCCGGGTACCGGGGGAGGGGCGCTCAGTGGGGTCCGGGTACTGGGGGAGGGGCGCTCAGTGcggcccgggggtcccggcacgggggggtgggggggagatcggggcggcccgggggtcccggcaTCGGGCGGGGATCTGTGTGTACCGGCGCTCCTGGGACAAGGGGGATCTGCGAGCCGGGGGccccgggagaggggaggggCTGCGTGGGCCACAGGGTGGGGACGCCTGTGCGGGCCGGGGATCCCGGACAACGCGGCTCGTGTGGGCCAGGGGACCTCGGGCCGGGCGGCCTGGGCAGGGTGGGCGTCCCGGTACCAGGGGACCTCAGAAGAGGGGGCTGTGTGGGCCAGGTACCCCCGGACCGGGGCGGATCCGTGCGGGTGGGGGGTCCCAGTGTGGGCTCCGTGTGTCCCTTGCTGGCTGCAGCCGTCCCAGAGGCATGAGCTCGCCACCCCCTCATCCCCCCCTCTTGTCCCCAGGGTCTCCCGGTTCTCCGAAGCCTCTCGAGCCGCCCTGCCCTCACCATGCTGCGCCTGCTGCCATGGCTCCGTGCTCTGACCCGAGAGAGCGTGCGGCCCGGAGTCCTGCAGGGCCTGGCTGCTGGTGAcaggagcggggccgggatgTATCCCGCCTGCTACTGTGCAGGCAAAGCTAAGCAgcgggctgtgctgctgcccctGGACCCCTACGGCCATGGGCTGCTGCACACCTTTCCCCCGGACGCCTACAGGACTCGAGGCCATGGCAAGAGGAAGAGCTGGAACTTCATCCACGAGAAGATGAGTTATGACACCTTCTTCACAATGAAGCGTCTGATAGAGCGCTCGCGCAGTGTGGGGGAAGTGCTGCGGTGGGTCACGCAGAACCCCAGCAAGGTGTCCGCCAGCCACTACCCCATCGCCCTGCACAAGCTGGGCCagctcttgcagcagcagcagggccaggccgCGGTGAACGGGGAGAGCCGCGGGCCCGGCCACatgctggagcagccggagttTCAGACTCTCTGTCAGGCCATCATCAGCGGCTGCTCCAAGTTCGATAACTTCAGCATCGTCAACTGCCTGTATGCCGCTGCCGCGCTGGGTGAGTGTCCCGGGCTGCCGGCATCTGCCTGCGTGGGGTTGCCCACAGCagaggggggaggcaggcagggcagtgggACACGGGCCGGTGCTTGGGTTTGTGAGGTGAAAGGAGAGCTTGCTGGTCCGGCTGCCACG
Protein-coding sequences here:
- the TMUB1 gene encoding transmembrane and ubiquitin-like domain-containing protein 1, producing MALIEGVGDEVTVLFALLLVAVVLGLAWASTRAPEPAATPRDAATLPEEGPSAAPTPVEHKAPAAAAAAGAAPDGAGGLAAGLRSRAGPSPAQGPLGEGDGGPAEPTMVLRLKFLNDTERLARVRPGDTVGALKRAYFPGQEQQVRLIYQGQLLRDDAQSLAALHLAHNSVLHCHISQHSPAPAPAGPHASADPVHAALNVGSLMLPLFVLMLAVLWYFQLQYRHVFTATATTFLAGLTLLFSFMAFTMYRR